A stretch of Acidovorax sp. RAC01 DNA encodes these proteins:
- the aroQ gene encoding type II 3-dehydroquinate dehydratase, whose protein sequence is MKTVFVLNGPNLNLLGTREPAVYGAQTLADVEKLCADVCARHGFALRFHQSNHEGALVDWIHEAGRLHAAGQLAGAVINAGAYTHTSIALHDAVKGTGITLIELHISNVHAREAFRHHSYMAAAARAVMCGFGVAGYGLAIDGLAQMQPSAISA, encoded by the coding sequence GTGAAAACCGTTTTTGTCCTGAATGGCCCCAACCTCAACCTGCTGGGCACGCGCGAGCCGGCCGTGTACGGCGCGCAAACCCTGGCCGATGTGGAAAAACTGTGCGCCGACGTTTGCGCGCGCCACGGCTTTGCGCTGCGGTTTCACCAGAGCAACCACGAAGGCGCGCTGGTGGACTGGATTCACGAGGCGGGCCGCCTGCATGCCGCGGGCCAGCTGGCCGGTGCGGTCATCAACGCCGGGGCCTACACCCACACCAGCATTGCGCTGCACGATGCCGTCAAGGGCACGGGCATCACGCTGATCGAGCTGCACATCAGCAACGTGCACGCGCGCGAGGCGTTCCGCCACCATTCGTACATGGCCGCGGCTGCGCGGGCCGTGATGTGCGGCTTTGGTGTGGCGGGCTACGGCCTGGCCATTGACGGGCTGGCGCAGATGCAGCCGTCCGCAATTTCTGCCTGA
- a CDS encoding DODA-type extradiol aromatic ring-opening family dioxygenase yields the protein MTVTQHSPVASPRHADAAVPHGAVLPALFVSHGAPLFALDAGTTGPALTQWGAALRQQFPQLRGIVVMSPHWMARSLQVMTGPQPATWHDFGGFPPALYQLQYPAPGSPALAQEVLALLNAAGLAAQGDEARPFDHGAWVPLMHLFPQADVPVVQVALPAQAGPADVYALGAALRSLRSQGVLVVGSGSMTHNLAEFFGGVREPAPYVLEFSRWIESALVRGDLQALLNYRTLAPHAHRAHPTEDHFLPIFFALGAAGDDLHTSYLSREVMYSMLSMDAFALQAAH from the coding sequence ATGACAGTTACCCAGCACTCCCCTGTTGCATCTCCCCGGCATGCCGATGCCGCCGTGCCCCATGGCGCGGTTTTGCCCGCCCTGTTTGTCTCGCACGGCGCACCGCTGTTTGCGCTGGACGCTGGCACCACCGGCCCCGCGCTCACGCAGTGGGGCGCGGCCTTGCGCCAGCAGTTTCCGCAGTTGCGCGGCATCGTGGTGATGTCGCCGCACTGGATGGCGCGTTCACTGCAGGTGATGACCGGGCCGCAGCCCGCCACCTGGCACGACTTTGGCGGCTTTCCGCCCGCGCTGTACCAGCTGCAGTACCCGGCACCGGGCTCGCCCGCGCTGGCGCAAGAGGTGCTGGCGCTGCTCAACGCCGCGGGGCTGGCCGCACAGGGCGACGAAGCCCGGCCGTTTGACCATGGCGCCTGGGTGCCGCTGATGCACCTGTTTCCGCAGGCCGATGTGCCGGTGGTGCAGGTGGCGCTGCCCGCTCAGGCCGGCCCGGCCGATGTGTACGCACTGGGCGCCGCCCTGCGCAGCCTGCGCAGCCAAGGGGTGCTGGTGGTGGGCTCAGGCAGCATGACGCACAACCTGGCCGAGTTCTTTGGCGGCGTGCGCGAGCCTGCGCCCTATGTGCTGGAGTTCAGCCGCTGGATCGAATCCGCCCTGGTGCGGGGCGACCTGCAGGCGCTGCTGAACTACCGCACCCTGGCCCCGCACGCCCACCGCGCGCACCCCACCGAAGACCACTTTTTGCCCATCTTCTTTGCGCTGGGCGCGGCGGGCGACGACCTGCACACCAGCTACCTGAGCCGCGAGGTCATGTACAGCATGCTCTCGATGGACGCGTTTGCGCTGCAGGCGGCGCACTGA
- a CDS encoding zinc-dependent peptidase yields the protein MPPILNRLWRRVRATVAPVPDISADLWLHTLRRYPFLAALSLPEQAKLRALSALFLDHKQFHGAHGLDVTDAMAIDIAAQACLPLLHLGKASKALGWYDDFVTIVVHPAEAVARRQITDEAGVVHEHTQVLLGEAMERGPVMLSWEHVANATENTARGHNVVVHEFVHKLDMKSGDANGCPPLPAGFMGARTGRAAYEAWWNTWEPAYQDFRERVIMAERFGAERPWLDAYGATSQSEFFAVACEAYFVNRARFAQEFAGLMPVLDAFFRRAAD from the coding sequence ATGCCGCCCATTCTCAACCGCCTCTGGCGCCGCGTACGCGCCACCGTGGCCCCCGTGCCTGACATCTCGGCAGACCTTTGGCTGCACACGCTGCGGCGCTACCCGTTTCTGGCGGCGCTGTCGCTGCCCGAACAGGCCAAGCTGCGCGCACTGAGTGCACTCTTCCTGGACCACAAGCAGTTCCACGGCGCACACGGCCTGGATGTGACGGACGCCATGGCCATCGACATTGCAGCGCAGGCCTGCCTGCCGCTGCTGCACCTGGGTAAAGCCAGCAAGGCGCTGGGCTGGTACGACGATTTTGTGACCATCGTCGTGCACCCGGCCGAGGCCGTGGCGCGCCGGCAGATCACCGACGAAGCCGGGGTGGTGCACGAGCACACCCAGGTGCTGCTGGGCGAGGCCATGGAGCGCGGCCCCGTCATGCTCAGCTGGGAGCATGTGGCCAACGCTACCGAGAACACCGCGCGCGGCCACAACGTGGTGGTGCACGAGTTTGTGCACAAGCTCGACATGAAAAGCGGTGACGCCAACGGCTGCCCGCCCCTGCCTGCGGGCTTCATGGGCGCGCGCACCGGGCGCGCGGCATATGAGGCGTGGTGGAACACCTGGGAGCCCGCCTACCAGGACTTTCGCGAGCGCGTGATCATGGCCGAACGCTTTGGCGCAGAGCGCCCCTGGCTCGATGCCTATGGCGCCACGTCGCAGTCGGAATTTTTTGCCGTGGCCTGTGAGGCCTACTTTGTGAACCGGGCGCGCTTTGCGCAGGAGTTTGCCGGGCTGATGCCGGTGCTGGATGCGTTCTTTCGGCGCGCTGCAGACTAA
- a CDS encoding Lrp/AsnC family transcriptional regulator, which produces MKLDTLDLRILAELQADGSLSNVELARRVHLSPSPCLARVKALEAAGVISRYVALANAAALGLGLNVFISISLKTQSKEALADFERRIAEHDEVMECYLMSGDSDYLIRVAVADIGALERFILEQLAPIPGVEKIRSSFALKQVRYKTALPLPGG; this is translated from the coding sequence ATGAAACTCGATACCCTCGATTTGCGCATTTTGGCCGAGCTGCAGGCCGATGGATCGCTCTCCAACGTGGAGCTGGCGCGGCGGGTCCATCTGTCGCCATCGCCGTGCCTGGCGCGGGTGAAGGCGCTGGAGGCTGCGGGCGTCATCAGCCGCTACGTGGCGCTGGCCAATGCGGCGGCGCTGGGGCTGGGGCTCAACGTGTTCATCAGCATCAGCCTCAAGACCCAAAGCAAGGAAGCCCTGGCCGATTTTGAGCGCCGCATTGCCGAGCACGACGAGGTGATGGAGTGCTACCTGATGAGCGGCGACAGCGACTACCTGATCCGCGTGGCGGTGGCCGACATTGGTGCGCTGGAGCGCTTCATTCTGGAGCAGCTGGCGCCGATACCCGGGGTGGAAAAGATCCGGTCGAGCTTTGCGCTCAAGCAGGTGCGGTACAAGACGGCGCTGCCGCTGCCCGGGGGCTGA
- a CDS encoding ATP-binding protein, with protein MILSHVTINGLWGKPPINLKFNDSVNFMVGQNGTGKTTIINLIAAALSADFEKIDRIEFSSMELILKPLKRGKSTKISITKTQKSGLPYFDINYIVKTGANGKPQVYDLDRLAEERHYRGVPSRLMRELTMRTGGFADLNRTLGNLFTNRFWLCHSEAALKQHLLSRVGHAQQALREGNCPVSRGTKPLADAPVPDRPAVCALPSTGLKAQTA; from the coding sequence ATGATTTTATCTCATGTAACGATAAATGGCCTCTGGGGAAAGCCACCCATCAACCTGAAGTTCAACGACTCAGTAAATTTCATGGTTGGTCAGAATGGCACCGGCAAAACAACAATTATCAATTTAATTGCCGCCGCTCTTTCCGCAGATTTTGAGAAAATCGACAGAATCGAATTCTCCTCAATGGAATTAATTCTCAAACCCTTAAAAAGAGGGAAGAGTACAAAAATCTCCATCACAAAAACACAAAAATCTGGCCTACCCTATTTCGATATAAATTATATCGTAAAGACTGGTGCAAATGGTAAGCCGCAAGTATACGACTTGGATCGTTTGGCCGAGGAGCGCCATTACAGGGGTGTTCCTTCTAGACTTATGCGTGAACTTACGATGCGAACTGGGGGCTTCGCCGACTTAAATAGAACCCTAGGGAACCTCTTCACCAATCGGTTCTGGCTGTGCCATAGCGAGGCCGCACTAAAACAGCACCTGCTTTCGAGAGTTGGGCACGCCCAGCAGGCGCTGCGCGAGGGCAATTGCCCGGTTTCCAGGGGCACTAAGCCCCTTGCAGACGCACCTGTCCCCGACAGGCCAGCAGTTTGTGCCTTGCCATCCACAGGTTTGAAAGCGCAAACAGCGTGA
- the arfB gene encoding alternative ribosome rescue aminoacyl-tRNA hydrolase ArfB, with protein sequence MTPPPLPLEIREDEVEITAMRAQGAGGQNVNKVSSAVHLRFDVAASSLPADVKERLLALRDSRITQEGVVVIKAQQYRSQEQNRADALARLTALVNTVAVPPRVRRATKPTYGSKQRRLEGKTQRSETKALRGRVRDGG encoded by the coding sequence ATGACCCCACCGCCGCTGCCGCTGGAGATTCGCGAGGACGAGGTCGAGATCACGGCCATGCGCGCGCAGGGCGCGGGCGGGCAGAACGTCAACAAGGTATCGAGCGCCGTCCACCTGCGGTTTGATGTGGCTGCATCGTCGCTGCCTGCGGATGTGAAGGAGCGGCTGCTGGCCCTGCGCGACAGCCGGATCACGCAAGAGGGTGTGGTCGTCATCAAGGCGCAGCAGTACCGCAGCCAGGAGCAAAACCGCGCCGATGCGCTGGCGCGGCTGACGGCGCTGGTCAACACCGTGGCCGTGCCGCCCCGTGTGCGCCGCGCCACCAAGCCCACCTATGGCTCCAAACAGCGTCGGCTGGAGGGCAAAACACAGCGGTCGGAAACCAAGGCGCTGCGGGGCAGGGTGCGCGACGGCGGGTAG
- a CDS encoding peptidylprolyl isomerase yields MSNPQVELHITGYGVITLELDAAKAPKSVENFLAYVNKGHYNNTIFHRVIPGFMVQGGGFEPGMTQKSTDAPIENEANNGLKNANYTVAMARTSDPHSATAQFFINVADNGFLNHTAPSAQGWGYAVFGKVVGGADVVDKIKAVKTGRKGFHDDVPKDDVVIEKAVAL; encoded by the coding sequence ATGAGCAACCCACAAGTCGAACTGCACATCACCGGCTACGGTGTCATCACCCTTGAACTCGACGCCGCCAAGGCGCCCAAGTCGGTCGAGAACTTTCTGGCCTACGTGAACAAGGGCCACTACAACAACACCATCTTCCACCGCGTGATCCCCGGCTTCATGGTGCAAGGCGGCGGTTTCGAGCCCGGCATGACGCAAAAGAGCACCGATGCGCCGATCGAGAACGAAGCCAACAACGGCCTGAAGAACGCGAATTACACCGTGGCCATGGCCCGCACGAGCGACCCGCACTCGGCCACCGCCCAGTTCTTCATCAACGTGGCCGACAACGGCTTCCTGAACCACACCGCTCCCTCGGCCCAGGGCTGGGGCTATGCCGTGTTCGGCAAGGTCGTGGGCGGCGCCGACGTGGTCGACAAGATCAAGGCCGTGAAGACGGGCCGCAAGGGCTTCCATGATGACGTCCCGAAGGACGACGTGGTGATCGAAAAGGCCGTTGCTCTCTGA
- a CDS encoding alpha/beta hydrolase, with product MLDLPLTFLQRPAAPHYPRPWLLVLMHGVGSNEQDLFGLAPHVPEHFHVVSLRAPFRMGPGSHAWFDFSIEPNGERTINEAQEAQSRGLVAQTVQAAADQLGIPPERVVVGGFSQGGIMALSLLLTQPALLHAAMVWHSRLLPQVVPLAAPADALRGKQLWLSHGTHDNVIPLAHAQAIAHHMAPLPVAVTYREFPGAHEIRPAELSATVGWLQSLSTTPPAF from the coding sequence ATGCTTGATCTACCGCTCACATTTTTGCAGCGCCCTGCCGCACCCCACTACCCGCGCCCCTGGCTGCTGGTGCTGATGCACGGCGTGGGCAGCAACGAACAGGACCTGTTTGGCCTGGCGCCCCATGTGCCCGAGCACTTTCATGTGGTCAGCCTGCGCGCGCCGTTTCGCATGGGGCCAGGCTCGCACGCGTGGTTTGACTTCTCCATCGAGCCCAACGGCGAACGCACCATCAACGAGGCGCAAGAGGCCCAGAGCCGCGGGCTGGTGGCGCAGACTGTGCAGGCCGCGGCAGACCAGCTGGGCATTCCGCCGGAACGGGTGGTGGTGGGTGGCTTCAGTCAGGGCGGCATCATGGCGCTGTCGCTGCTGCTCACGCAGCCTGCCCTGCTGCATGCCGCCATGGTGTGGCACAGCCGCCTGCTGCCCCAGGTCGTGCCGCTTGCAGCCCCTGCCGACGCGCTGCGCGGCAAGCAGCTGTGGCTGAGCCACGGCACGCACGACAACGTGATTCCGCTGGCGCATGCGCAGGCCATAGCGCACCACATGGCGCCGCTGCCGGTGGCCGTGACGTACCGCGAGTTCCCCGGTGCCCACGAGATCCGGCCTGCCGAGCTGTCGGCCACGGTGGGCTGGCTGCAGTCCCTGTCCACCACGCCGCCTGCGTTTTGA
- a CDS encoding glutamine--tRNA ligase/YqeY domain fusion protein: protein MSTQTPANAAHNTPAAAPEAAKTSNFLRQIIEADLEKGTYASRRWAGTPGDAAHHAAGEPDPARIRTRFPPEPNGYLHVGHAKSICINFGLARDYGGVCHLRFDDTNPEKEDTEYVNSIIDAVKWLGFDWNGSKDAAPYQASDYFDFMYRAAEHLIEAGHAYVDEQTAEQMRVNRGDFSKPGVDSPFRNRTPADNLRIFREMRDGKHEDGSMVLRAKIDMASPNINMRDPAIYRIRRATHHNTGDTWCIYPMYTYAHPIEDALEQITHSLCTLEFEDQRPFYDWLLERLTEVTTLPDGRVVGGLLAAPAPRQYEFARLNLTYVITSKRKLAQLVYDHKVSGWDDPRMPTIVGLRRRGYTPAAIQTFAERIGVTKSDSWIDYSTLEGCLREDLELKAHRGMAVLNPVKLVLTNWDDVMGAGHLEPCTLPALPHPPEGVESPVRHFTIGKEVWIEREDFEEVPPKGYKRLFPGNKVRLKGGYVIECTGSTKDANGVITEVLATVVPDTKSGTPGADSVKVKAAITWVGVADGVNAEVRMYDRLFVDAHPDAGGKDFIESLNPNSLKVVTAIVEPSLANAKPDDKFQFERHGYFVADRIDHKAEKPVFNLAVGLKDSWGK from the coding sequence ATGAGCACCCAAACCCCCGCCAACGCAGCCCACAACACCCCCGCCGCAGCCCCAGAAGCCGCCAAGACCAGCAACTTCCTGCGACAAATCATTGAAGCCGACCTGGAAAAAGGCACCTACGCCAGCCGCCGCTGGGCCGGCACCCCCGGCGACGCTGCCCACCACGCCGCGGGCGAGCCCGACCCCGCCAGGATCCGCACCCGCTTCCCGCCCGAGCCCAACGGCTACCTGCACGTTGGCCACGCCAAGAGCATCTGCATCAACTTTGGCCTGGCGCGCGACTACGGCGGCGTGTGCCACCTGCGCTTTGACGACACCAACCCCGAAAAAGAAGACACCGAATACGTCAACAGCATCATCGATGCGGTGAAGTGGCTGGGCTTTGACTGGAACGGCAGCAAGGATGCCGCTCCCTACCAGGCCAGCGACTACTTCGACTTCATGTACCGCGCGGCCGAGCACCTGATCGAAGCCGGCCACGCCTATGTAGACGAGCAAACCGCCGAACAAATGCGCGTGAACCGCGGCGACTTCAGCAAGCCCGGCGTGGACAGCCCCTTCCGCAACCGTACCCCTGCTGACAATTTGCGCATCTTCCGCGAAATGCGCGACGGCAAGCATGAAGACGGCAGCATGGTGCTGCGCGCCAAGATCGACATGGCCAGCCCCAACATCAACATGCGCGACCCGGCCATTTACCGCATACGCCGCGCCACGCACCACAACACGGGCGACACCTGGTGCATCTACCCCATGTACACCTACGCGCACCCCATCGAGGACGCGCTGGAACAAATCACCCACAGCCTGTGCACGCTGGAGTTTGAAGACCAGCGCCCCTTCTACGACTGGCTGCTGGAGCGCCTGACGGAAGTAACAACGCTTCCCGATGGTCGCGTTGTGGGCGGCCTGCTGGCCGCCCCCGCCCCCCGCCAGTACGAATTTGCGCGCCTGAACCTCACCTACGTCATCACCAGCAAGCGCAAGCTGGCCCAGCTGGTGTACGACCATAAAGTGAGCGGCTGGGACGACCCCCGCATGCCCACCATCGTCGGCCTGCGCCGCCGCGGCTACACCCCCGCCGCCATCCAGACCTTTGCCGAACGCATTGGCGTGACCAAGTCCGACAGCTGGATCGACTACAGCACCCTGGAAGGCTGCCTGCGCGAAGACCTGGAGCTGAAGGCCCACCGCGGCATGGCCGTGCTCAACCCCGTCAAGCTCGTGCTGACCAACTGGGACGACGTGATGGGCGCCGGCCACCTGGAGCCCTGCACCCTGCCCGCCCTGCCCCACCCGCCTGAAGGCGTGGAAAGCCCCGTGCGCCACTTCACCATCGGCAAAGAAGTCTGGATTGAACGCGAAGACTTTGAAGAAGTGCCGCCCAAGGGCTACAAGCGCCTCTTCCCCGGCAACAAGGTGCGCCTGAAGGGCGGCTATGTGATCGAGTGCACCGGCAGCACCAAGGACGCGAACGGCGTCATCACCGAAGTGCTGGCCACCGTGGTGCCCGACACCAAAAGCGGCACCCCCGGCGCCGACAGCGTGAAGGTCAAAGCCGCCATCACCTGGGTGGGCGTGGCCGACGGCGTAAACGCCGAAGTACGCATGTACGACCGCCTGTTCGTGGACGCCCACCCCGACGCAGGCGGCAAGGACTTTATTGAAAGCCTGAACCCGAACAGCCTGAAGGTGGTGACCGCCATCGTGGAGCCGTCATTGGCCAATGCCAAGCCGGATGACAAGTTCCAGTTTGAGCGGCATGGGTACTTTGTGGCGGATCGTATTGACCACAAAGCGGAGAAGCCAGTGTTTAACTTGGCGGTGGGGTTGAAGGATTCCTGGGGGAAGTAA
- a CDS encoding UDP-2,3-diacylglucosamine diphosphatase, with the protein MTTTVPRFEELAAPSHWRTVDFISDLHLQASEPATVDAFTHYLAHASADALFILGDLFEVWVGDDAMAEPGSFEARGCTALAAASRRIPVYFMHGNRDFLAGPGFAQHCGITLLADPTVLTFAGQRYLLSHGDLLCIDDVDYQRFRVQARSSAWQQQFLSQPLATRRAQARGIRQQSEARKQSGASYADVDHPAAIAWLKAAGAHTLIHGHTHKPATHTLAPGLQRVVLSDWDAAAYPPRLETLRLSAAGLERVKLAPTYQPS; encoded by the coding sequence GTGACCACGACCGTGCCCCGGTTCGAGGAGCTTGCCGCTCCTTCGCACTGGCGCACGGTCGATTTCATTTCAGACCTGCACCTGCAGGCCAGCGAACCCGCCACGGTGGATGCATTCACCCACTACCTGGCCCATGCCAGCGCAGACGCCCTCTTCATCCTGGGCGACCTGTTCGAGGTGTGGGTGGGCGACGACGCCATGGCCGAGCCCGGCAGCTTTGAAGCCCGGGGCTGCACCGCACTCGCAGCGGCCTCCAGGCGCATACCGGTGTACTTCATGCACGGCAACCGCGACTTTTTGGCGGGCCCGGGGTTTGCGCAGCACTGCGGCATCACGCTGCTGGCTGACCCGACCGTGCTCACCTTTGCCGGCCAGCGCTATCTGCTGAGCCATGGCGACCTGCTGTGCATTGATGACGTGGACTACCAGCGCTTTCGCGTGCAGGCCCGCAGCAGCGCGTGGCAGCAGCAGTTTCTGTCGCAGCCGCTGGCCACCCGCCGCGCGCAGGCGCGCGGCATCCGCCAGCAGAGCGAGGCGCGCAAGCAGTCGGGTGCCAGCTATGCCGATGTGGACCACCCTGCGGCCATTGCCTGGCTGAAAGCAGCCGGTGCCCACACCCTGATCCACGGCCACACGCACAAGCCCGCCACGCACACGCTGGCGCCCGGCCTGCAGCGCGTGGTGCTGAGCGACTGGGACGCCGCAGCATACCCCCCCCGCCTGGAAACACTGCGTTTATCCGCCGCGGGGCTGGAACGCGTCAAATTGGCCCCTACATACCAGCCATCCTGA
- the mdeB gene encoding alpha-ketoglutarate dehydrogenase: MNAPTLHTLLQPQPLADTDPLETAEWRDAFTALVATEGPERARHILQEMVQLARTQRIGWQPDLNTPYVNTVAVQDQPVFPGDLAVEERVASIVRWNALAMVVRANQAYGELGGHIASYASAADLFESGFNHFFRAREGVADGQHRGDLVFFQPHSAPGVYARAFLEGRLSEQDLMHYRQELTAPAAGAQGLCSYPHPWLMPDFWQFPTGSMGIGPISSIYHARFMRYLTHRNLLDCTGRKVWGVFGDGEMDEPESMSALTLAAREGLDNLVWVVNCNLQRLDGPVRGNGRIIDELERLFAGAGWNVVKLVWGSDWDGLFARDLTGALVRTLQGTVDGQMQTFAAKDGRFNRDNFFGQSPELAALAQGMTDEQIDRLKRGGHDLVKIHAAYAAAAAHKGQPTVILAHTKKGYGMGTAGQGKMTTHSQKKLDETDLIEFRNRFNLPLTDEQATSLAFFKPAEDSPEMRYLRSHREALGGYLPRRDTACDALPVPSIETYAQFALQADGKEMSTTMAFVRMLGTLLKEATLGPRIVPIVADEARTFGMANLFKQVGIYSSVGQRYAPEDIGSVLSYREALDGQILEEGISEAGAIASWTAAATSYSVHGLAMLPFYIYYSMFGFQRVGDAIWAAADQRARGFLLGATSGRTTLGGEGLQHQDGTSHLVAATIPNCKAYDPAFAGEMAVIIDAGMREMVTEQRDVFYYVTLMNENYAQPDLPDGAAQGVLRGCYFFNSYKAASNERYSPVSSQNVTLMGSGAILTEVVKAAQLLAAEGIDVTVLSVTSWSELARDGVACEQRALAGEPGSEPGTPWLAAQLAATSGPVVAATDYVRAVPETVRAFIPEGRRYVTLGTDGFGRSDTRAALRQFFGVDAASVARAARHALSAR, encoded by the coding sequence ATGAACGCCCCCACGCTCCACACCCTGCTGCAACCCCAGCCCCTGGCCGACACCGACCCGCTGGAAACCGCCGAATGGCGCGATGCCTTCACCGCGCTGGTAGCGACCGAAGGCCCCGAGCGGGCCCGCCACATCCTGCAAGAGATGGTGCAACTGGCGCGCACCCAGCGCATCGGCTGGCAGCCTGATCTGAACACGCCGTATGTGAATACCGTGGCGGTGCAAGACCAGCCCGTGTTCCCCGGCGACCTGGCGGTGGAAGAGCGCGTGGCCTCCATCGTGCGCTGGAACGCGCTGGCCATGGTGGTGCGGGCCAACCAGGCGTATGGCGAGCTGGGCGGGCACATTGCCAGCTATGCCAGCGCGGCCGATTTGTTCGAGAGCGGGTTCAACCATTTCTTCCGCGCCCGTGAAGGCGTGGCCGACGGGCAGCACCGGGGCGACCTGGTGTTCTTTCAGCCGCACAGCGCGCCGGGCGTGTATGCGCGGGCATTTCTGGAAGGGCGCCTCAGCGAGCAAGACCTGATGCACTACCGCCAGGAGCTGACCGCCCCCGCCGCCGGTGCCCAGGGCCTGTGCAGCTACCCGCACCCGTGGCTGATGCCGGACTTCTGGCAGTTCCCCACCGGCTCGATGGGCATCGGCCCTATCAGCAGCATCTACCACGCGCGTTTCATGCGCTACCTCACACACCGCAATTTGCTCGACTGCACGGGCCGAAAAGTGTGGGGTGTGTTTGGCGACGGCGAGATGGACGAGCCCGAGAGCATGAGCGCCCTGACCCTGGCCGCGCGCGAGGGGCTGGACAACCTGGTCTGGGTGGTCAACTGCAACCTGCAACGGCTGGATGGCCCGGTGCGCGGCAACGGTCGCATCATCGACGAGCTGGAGCGCCTGTTTGCCGGCGCGGGCTGGAACGTGGTCAAGCTGGTGTGGGGCAGCGACTGGGACGGCCTGTTTGCCCGCGACCTGACGGGCGCGCTGGTGCGCACGCTGCAAGGCACGGTGGATGGCCAGATGCAGACATTCGCCGCCAAGGACGGGCGCTTTAACCGCGACAACTTCTTTGGCCAAAGCCCCGAGCTGGCTGCGCTGGCCCAAGGCATGACGGACGAGCAGATTGATCGCCTCAAGCGCGGCGGGCACGACCTGGTGAAGATCCACGCCGCCTACGCCGCAGCCGCTGCGCACAAGGGCCAGCCCACGGTGATCCTGGCCCACACCAAAAAGGGCTACGGCATGGGCACGGCCGGGCAGGGCAAGATGACCACGCACAGCCAGAAGAAGCTGGACGAGACGGACCTCATCGAGTTTCGCAACCGCTTCAACCTGCCGCTCACCGACGAGCAGGCCACCAGCCTCGCCTTCTTCAAACCTGCCGAAGACAGCCCGGAGATGCGTTACCTGCGCAGCCACCGCGAGGCACTGGGCGGCTACCTGCCGCGCCGAGATACCGCCTGCGACGCGCTGCCCGTCCCATCCATCGAAACCTACGCGCAGTTCGCCCTGCAGGCCGATGGCAAGGAGATGAGCACCACCATGGCCTTTGTGCGCATGCTGGGCACGCTGCTGAAAGAAGCCACGCTGGGCCCACGCATCGTGCCTATCGTGGCCGACGAGGCGCGCACCTTCGGCATGGCCAATCTGTTCAAGCAAGTCGGCATCTACAGCAGCGTGGGCCAGCGTTATGCGCCCGAGGACATCGGCTCGGTGCTGAGCTACCGCGAGGCGCTGGACGGCCAGATCCTGGAAGAAGGCATCAGCGAGGCCGGCGCCATCGCCAGCTGGACGGCTGCAGCGACGAGCTACAGCGTGCACGGCCTGGCCATGCTGCCGTTCTACATCTACTACTCGATGTTCGGCTTCCAGCGCGTGGGCGACGCCATCTGGGCCGCTGCCGACCAGCGGGCGCGCGGCTTTTTGCTGGGCGCCACGTCGGGCCGCACCACGCTGGGTGGCGAGGGCCTGCAGCACCAGGACGGCACCAGCCACCTGGTGGCAGCCACCATCCCCAACTGCAAGGCCTACGACCCGGCCTTCGCGGGCGAGATGGCTGTGATCATCGACGCCGGCATGCGCGAAATGGTGACCGAGCAGCGCGACGTCTTCTACTACGTCACGCTGATGAACGAGAACTACGCCCAGCCCGACCTGCCCGACGGCGCGGCGCAAGGGGTGTTGCGGGGTTGCTATTTTTTTAATAGCTACAAGGCTGCATCTAACGAGCGCTACAGCCCGGTTTCATCCCAAAACGTCACCCTGATGGGCTCTGGCGCCATCCTGACCGAGGTGGTCAAGGCTGCGCAGCTGCTGGCGGCCGAAGGCATTGATGTCACCGTGCTCAGCGTGACCAGCTGGAGCGAACTGGCCCGCGACGGCGTGGCGTGCGAACAGCGCGCGCTGGCGGGTGAACCAGGTTCAGAGCCAGGTACCCCCTGGCTTGCAGCACAACTGGCCGCCACAAGCGGACCGGTTGTAGCTGCAACAGACTACGTGCGCGCCGTACCCGAGACGGTGCGGGCCTTCATCCCCGAAGGGCGCAGGTACGTCACGCTGGGCACGGATGGATTTGGCCGCAGCGATACGCGGGCGGCGTTACGGCAGTTTTTCGGTGTGGATGCGGCCAGCGTGGCCCGGGCAGCCCGGCATGCGCTGAGCGCGCGCTGA